A segment of the Juglans regia cultivar Chandler chromosome 15, Walnut 2.0, whole genome shotgun sequence genome:
AGCTCAACAAAATGTTTGACTAAATTCcatttatgtatatgtatatatataaatatatgcaaaTATTTGGATGATTTTTGTGATCAAGttgtcatatttttttcaacttttatttttatatttatttattgtaatatataacttaaaaataccaaaaaaagaaactaaagatcttttaaaatcaattagcctcgtttgttttcgcaaaggagatgagatgaattgaaatgagttgagattaaagttaaaagttgaataaaatattgttagaatatatttgtttaatattatattttttttgggatttaaaaaagttgaattgtttattttattttgtgtaaaaattttaaaaaaatataaatattagatgagatgagatgaattgagcagagttgtgaaaacaaactaaattcTCAAAAGATTGAATTGAAAATTCTCTCAAGAACTTTACAAAAATTCAATTCCTCTATTCTCTAAGCCTTAGCTTTTTCTTCctgatgtaatatatttattttttcttttaatctattaattttttttttccttaaacaaAGATCTTCCTTTCCATGATTGAGATTGTAATGCCTAAGTCACATGATCTATATTCTATACTCTAAAACGATcgatttataatataattaaaactccaTTAGAACATTacaaagagtaagaacttctcatttttaaacaatataTGATCGATCATTGATCTCATACATTACATACCCTTATCAGTATCAGAATAGGATATCACATCGATTTCTttcattccatattttttttttttttgaaagttttttcttcATTCCATTTGATAGGCATTACTTGATCCGTTTAAATTCATATTTATCATGTCTGCTATATTCTACCCTTTTGCGATAGTCAAATATTGTTTGTTGACCTAATaattatagattaaaaaaatatataggagttttaaagtaagaaaaatattatgtgttgCACCCTCATTTCACTCTTATTTCTAAATAGTGATATTGTATATCCGTCATCTTTGAATTTAATAtcttaagattaaaaaattaatttaaagacaaaattgacaatcatattcttacaataaaaataaaatataatataccgCATGAGATAAGCCGATATTCTTTGTGCTTTTTGGTGGGAGAAGGTAGACTCGGGATTGACTCAGTTGTTCAACGCGGCGAACCGGCCTGGTCGAGTGGAGTTAGGCCCAAAACCTGTCTTTGTCATTAGACTCCATGAGTCACGAGCCATGGCCCATGACAACCACCACGTGTCTCATCATGTTTGATGCACGTGAggtataataattattatttttattaccttactttatttatttatttatttttgaatggtACAGACACGGTGGATTCGGGCCCAACATCAACATATTGTTGAGAACCAAAAGTTCAGCCCATGAACAAGTGTATAATAATAAAGATCCAGACCTACCTATGGCTGGGTATTATGGTAAAAGTACGAGGTTCAAAAtctttgcaaatatatatatatatatatatattttttttacttttcttttattaacatttccaaattttcttgtattgattattttcaaaatttctttggatTAAGGatgtattttatttcttccaaTTTCCCATAGTCAAAGGAGGATATTAATAGAAGtgttataaatacaaataaatttacaaattgatgtagttTCATGTGATCtactatatctattttacaataaaaataattttataatatgatatatcgcattaaattacatcaatttacatgtttatttttatataattcgcTCAAAAACTTCTCATATATTAAGGGAAAGAGAGATACTCTTCATCATTCTATAgtttatcatatttattgatgcagcatattttaaatgattattcaTTTAAGTAGTAACGtataaaatcacataaaatatgtataatttgataaaacaaagtgaaatattaaatctatcatttaaaatatcaagaaaacgatgtatatataaatacatatatataaattataaatagtctagtttgaattgggggttaaaaaataagcttgtagtttgaaaaacgaaaaaaaaacaaaggccaAAATATTGGCGGATATAGACCGAAATTGAGGTCGGTACAAGCCGAAATTGAAGCCTGTACGAGCGGTACGGGTGGTATTTGGGCTGGTACGAAACATGTATGATATCTGTACCGGTCAAacggccggtacgaaaaataTCGGCCGTACCGATCCGTACGGTACGAAATCCAAAACAGTGCTctacacaccacttaaaaatatgtgattttatttttttatcctcatatttttttattctcatgaaatatgaggataaaaaaataaaatcacatatttttaagtgatgtgcAAGAGTATGAGGcttatatttagaatatttcttCTTGTATAAATCCTTAGGCTGTTCTTTCAATAGACACGATGATAAATGAGAACATTTTCTTCTCACAATCTTTTCTTCACTGGGTATCTTTGTCTCAGCCTTTTTCACCCTCTCTACaacttctttacttttttttaacatggtattagagccagcTCTGTGATatgtgttctttcttttctgtcATCAGTCATCTTACCTCCCCTTCACTTCTTTCCCTTCCTTGTTAACTCTGTCATTCAATGGCTGAAGAAAATTCATCTTCTCGCACACATTCTCTTCAAAATTCCTCTCCTTCTGAAGACCCCAACAATCCTTTTTTTCTCCACCACATCTAACAGGTTCTAATTATCTTTCATGGCATGATCCTTCACTttagccatttccataagaaaaaaaaaaaaaaaaaaagcttggaTTTCTTGATGGAAGCATTGAAACACCAAAACTCACCAATGCCCTCTACATACCTTGGTTGAGATGTAACAATCTCATACTGTCTTGGATCCTTAACTCCATATTGAAAGAGATTGCATCCAATGTTTTATACATTGACTCAGCTAAGGAAGTATGGGAGAAGCCCAAAGCCAGATTTACTCAACTAGATAATGTCAGGATCTATCAACTTCAACACCAACTTGGTTCAATTGCACAAGGAACTCAATCTGTAAGTGACTATTTCACTCAACTTACTGTTGTTTGGGAGAAGCTTTATAACACAGGCCCTTTCCTCATTGCTCATGTGGGCTTTGCACTTGTAAGGCCTTAAAATCCATTGGTGAGGCTCAATAGATAGActatattttcaagtttttaatggGACTGAATCACATATGATATCAAACTGATAGAAATGACTAATTTTATGTAGACTGCACTAATTGATCTCCATGCTCTTCTAGCCTTCATTTATTGCCAAGGGCGAGTAATGATGCTTAGACAAGCAATCATCCCTCGGGATCGGGACACTCAAACTTTGTTTGAGACAAGTGTCTCGCCTTGCTCATTCCTCGAGCGAGCAAAATTTATTGTTTGAAGCTCGTCAACATTTTATTTGATCAATGTGTTTACactttatctattttatctcagtgatataatttcttcattaatgcacacaatactatatataaagaaCTAATTATACTGGTCGAGAGAAAAGCTACTGGGCTGCCCGATTTATACCACTAGTTTTGCCCCCTTGACATGGTATTAACACGTGACAACCACATTGtcaacttgttaaaaaaaaaaaaagtaaaaagcaaATCAAAGCTAAGTAGCACGTTGTCACCCATAagcatttgaaaatgaaatacataGCCCCATTTGGAACCCTAGATTGTGTCATTCTTTCCAAGCTGCAAACCAAAAACTAGGCAGCTCGTCTCGTCCCGagcatttgaaaaattgaagcCCAAAAATGTGTGGTATCCTGAGTATCATAGTCGTCGCCCTTTTTATCAAGAAACTCCACCCTCGGGCCCTTACTGGACCTTTTACCCTACAACCATTTGAACCTCCCCTCGGGCTAGGAAACCTTAACCCCTTAGGCACAGTTCTACGATCCAAGTAGAAGAAGCAATAAATCACAaagaaagtaataaaaaaaaaaaaaatcacagaacACCCTTGGTTGGATGGCTTAAACAATCTCAAGTGCTTAATTTcctgaaaaattcaaaaactggCATGACTTTGATGCAAACCCAAATTGAAATGAggtatcaattattttttcccaaATCACTTCAGAATATAATATCagttattttatctcaaatcatatatttacgCTCATTCTTTCcttattagtaaatatttagtttcaagttttggaagtgattcTGATCTCGAGTTTGACCAAATTTCTTGtaggatttttgtttatttatgtatttaattttcatccaataattttaagttttacatttttgaaaaaatcatcaTAATTTCTAATTTTGCAATTATTTAAGTCCGGCTTGTGggcttcataaaataattttgaattttattattaatcaataattttcagTATGTGTTTTTGGGCGAATATCGTCTTGTCTGTATTGATCATCTGTTGAAACTAGCCGTCATAATTAATCTAATCAGAGCTTAATCATCTTTTCTTGGGTTATATCTCATCAGTTTTTATGGCGGGTGGTCGTGGTCGTCGTGGGCATGTTTTGAACGAGGAAGTCTTGTATTGTGCTTGTAGCGTTCAGGATGTGATGATTGATGATTTGCATAGACAAGTAGCAGAGTTAACTCGGGCTCTAGCGATGCAAGATATTGGTGATAGTGAGATGGAAGATCACGATTCCAATTCCAGTTTTGAGAACGCGTATTATAATCGTGCTCTATTCTGAGAGTACCATGGTAGGTAGGAGCGTCTTGGTGACCTCAATTTCAAAATTGATTTAATAGAATTTTCTAGTACACTTCAGGCTAAAAGTTTCGTTTATATATTGCATGAGGTTGAGTGACTTTACTACTATGAGGAAGAAGAGTTTGAGTTTGGACATTCTTCCATAGGATGAAACTCTATACCAATTTACGATACTTATCCTGATGAAAATAACCTAGTAGATGAGGtaactatttttaattaaaatatagaaaatttgaaaaaataaaatggttgtGAAGTTTAAAGATCATGAAATGACTTTCGAGACAACTAACTATATTGATTTTGTAGAGTTGAGGATTGTTTTTCAAATTCTtctatgcaaaatattttttttggatttgagatGTGGGAAAGAAGCTTAATTTTGGAGTATAAGATGTTCGATATTAATTACATTGACCCGATCAAATCAATTTTAGTTTGTCCATGATCATCGGGATGATACAACAAGAGGAAATAAAAATTGGTCTAATTGGATATTGAAAAGATCGACAATAAAGTTTAGAATTTGAGGACGAATGCTCTACAACCCGGTGAGAATGATGCAAATCCAAATTGATATGGGGTATCACTTATTTCCCCCCAAATCACTTCAgaataatatcaattattttctcCCAAATCATATATTTACGTTCATTCTTGCCTcgttaataaatatttgatttcaTGTTTTGGAAATGATTCTGGTTTCGATTTTGGCCAAATTTCTTGTaggattcttgtttatttatgtatttaattttcatacaataatttagattttttcatttgtaaaaaaatgatcataattttgaattttacagCTATGGAAGTCCAGCTTGTGGgcttcataaaattaatttcgaattttattattaatcaattattttcaaagttttctttgtgtttttgAGCGAATTTCTTATATATCTTCTTTATGTTAATCATAGTGACTGtcataattaatcaaaattCTATCTGGGGTTAGACTTCGAGGTCCTGCTTAGATGATTTCTCTGATATTTGAGCTGAAGAGCAGATTTTGGAATATGGTTATTGTTCCTCGGGGGGAAAAGATACAATCCAGataacaaacaacaacaaaatttgTGGGACGTAGTTGGGTGAAAAAAGCAATATGTGAAGTCATAAATAGGTGAGTTGAACCATGTGATCATCTTGAATTGGCTTTGCTTATTCGATCGGTCAGTATCATTTACGCTATAAATGCCCAACTCAAAAAGATCGAGGAAGACAGATGAGTGTAAAGGAAGCATTAATTATGGCggaattatttttactttcctACTTTACAATTCACACACATATACAGAAGATGGTGGGAAAAAGAGAATTGTTTTACTATAATAGAATAGAGTACAAAGACAGATGCACGGAGACGACAATGAATTAGTTTTGGGTtgctttctacttttttttttctcttttatttaattgaaacaCGGAGATCAGTAGTTGCAAAAGAAGTAGAAGCCACTTTTCTCAGAGTAAAAACTTTGCACAAACATGAAAATCATAAGCTGTCTCTCTTTGCAGCTCCACACTTGCTAATTAGAGTCAATGATTAGGTGCAAGTCACTTGAACTTGAAGAAGCTGTCTCACTCTCTGACGGCAAGGGCATTTGCATGTAAAATAAACGCCATTCTTCAATGCTTGCCATTTGACAGGGATCTAAATCGGGAAACGAAACATTTTCTTGAAGTTTCAGAATCTTCTGTGCTTTACCAAGAATATCAACTGCATGTCTCACGCTGTCTTCCCTCTCTTCAATGGCGCTGTTCAAACACTTCACGGATATGAAACGTTGCATGTTAGTGAGGCAAGCACCCAGTATATCAGAGATCATGACAGCTACTGTTTCAAATAGTTTGTTACCCATCTGGGCATTTTCGCCTTGTCTCTTTAGCAGCAGAGTTTGAGTTATCCTATACATGGAATTGGCAGCCAATATCTTGATTGGCCATTTCGAAGGACCGTGCTTCAAACATTGCGGCGTGTGATTCTTGTGGAACTCCAAAAGCTTGTTCTTTGCATTATCTGAAAGTTTTTGAAGTGTTTCCTGTTGGGTTTTTCCTTGAAGGGATAGTTTATGGAGATCAACATCCAGCCACTTGCGATAGAGTTCCACTCGTACCCACAGCCCCTCTGCTACCCTCCTGATGTTGAGCAATTCTTCTCTTGTGTCCAGGTTGTTTTCTAAAAGTCTTATATACGTCAGGCCCTCGTTCACACTACATAGTAATTCTTCAACTAATGTAGGATTGATGTTTGGAAGTGCTGCTGCAATACATGTTAGTGTCACCACTGGAAGAGCCCAACAGTTTGGTGGTTCTTCAGTTTCTAGAGAAGGAACTTGGTTACTGTCAAACTCAACCACTCCCTTGAATCCATCTGTAGAGTTCTTCAATAGTGTGATGAGGTATTTAGGTCCTCTCTTTTCAGCCTTCCGAAACCAGTAATCAGTAGGGCCCCAGTTGTATTTCTTCATCATCTCAACCAATGCATCCTCGCCTTCGAGATCCAAAACAAAACGGCTTAGATCCAGCTTTATGCAAGGCTGTGAACCTGAAACTGATTCAATGTCTGCATCACTCTTGAATATAAACTTCTTCTTCAAACCTTGGTAGCAGTGGCAGCAGTACAAGATCCAGCTTACAAATAAAGTGGAAATGAGTCGAATCCACTTGCTCATTAAGACAAGTCCAATCTGCGCTCCGATACacaagtttaagaaaagatcttTTGCATCATGAACAAGTTTCCTGCACTGCTTGTTACGAACACGTATGAAAGTTAATGGGCTCTCTTTCATCTCTACTAAGCTCTGAATCCAGTAGTTCTCTACTTTAAACCCTTTTCTGCCAGTTTGATTTCCTCTGTTAGGGTATGAGAAATTGATGGCCATGAACCATCTACATGCTGGACCAATAGTACCGACTACTACTGCAATCGTCTGAGTAGCAAGAACTAAAGTGGTCGACCACTTATAATCAGACTCTCCGCTGCAAAATTTAAATGACCATGGCATAAGCTGGGATCTAAGCATAGCTTGCGCTAAAGTTGCGAGGCTCAGAAGACAGAATGCTCCAGAAGCTGTGCATGTCACGGAACGCCCCACCACAAACTGGGGGCTGCCCGTATGAGCCATCATCCAATATTTCATGAGATcttctctaagtttgtcaacaACCGGTTTCCCAGTTTGATTCAAGCCTTCTTTGAGAGCTAATAGGTGCTTTTTATTGTACTTGAGCTCCAAATACTGCTTAGTGTTTGGAACAGTCAAGGCAGAAAAACTCAAGAGAAGAAGCAAAACAAGCATGTTAAACAGGATGAAAGCATGTTCTTTCCAGAAAACATAGATTACTCCGGTGGCTAGTTGGATGCAAATATTCACAATAACAGTGATAACAAGTATTCCTAATGCCAGAATGTTGGTGAACATTTCCTTGTTCTGCATGGTGCCAAGGGAAGGCATAGAATTACTCATTACCGTACAAATGAAAACAGTGTTGCTAAGCTTTGCAAGCTGATCCTGCCGGCTAGGCATCGAGGTATTCAAATCCACTGAGAGTTTGATTGCCACAGCTAACAAGGTGAGGGAAGTAGCGTTGAGAGAGGAGAACTTGCAAGGGAACCAGAATTTCCGATAGCGGATCCCTTGGATGACATCCGCAGTCATGGAGATGAGGAAGGCCAGGGACGCTACTGCAGCATAGAGGCCCATCCATGGCATTGGCTGGCTGTACTTTGTGTCAACCAGGTTCCCATCAATGTTGCATTCGAGCTtccccatcttcttcttcttccgttTCCCCGTTGGGCGAGAGGCCGGTTTGAACCTGTTGTAGCACTTACTTCTCTTATTTAATTATCTGGTGCATGACCGATCGATCTTGAATCCTATATATCTTTCTTATTCGACTTTTGCTCCATATATTATGGTCGAATGCGCgttcttcttcttgtttaaTGGACCAAGACTTGAAGTGGACGAGAAGATTCGATCGGTCGGCTCCAAGGATTCGATTGCTCATATCTATATATTGtctttgtatttattatatatgatcgtCTCCGCCTTTAATATTAAGTAATTTGAAGGGACACTGGTAGTGGAGTGGGTGTTACCTAATACCTAGTGACATCGATGCCcaaattttatttagtttataattCGTGACATCCGTACGTAAACCGCGTGACCCAATTTggcttaaaaaatatattataattgggATTGATTATGATAGATTTCCAAGAAATTTCTATTGCAGCAGAATGATCAATGCCTaagtttgatttcttttttgactGCTAGTGCTAACCGCGTAATCGATGCCTTCCCGTCTGAATTTATGGATTCCATGTGGGCATGCAGCCGCGTGAGCTAGGCCGAGATGACGTATATATCGTTTGGGATATCTTGTTTCTTAAAGCTTTTACGGCCAGAACTAACTAGCTAGCAGCTTCCACCAATATCGAACCTTTAAAAGATAATACCCACAAAGTTTTAATGCTTATCCTGAGTGTTGAAATCTTTAATCATTCCTCATGTTCTGAGGTGCTTTGTGACCGGTGACCGATATTGTCCCCATGATTCCATTCATgctacttttataaattataacataaaatgttaatcttaaatatgaacatttgtaatttatttgatcatatgttattaacataaatcattatactaagtaatcacatataaaataatgatatagtaatactaatactaaattactatactaatatatactataactataatactatcaataatatagttataataaattaaactcattataacaattaacaaatactaatataacaaTTAACCAACTCACTAtagctatagttatacttataatctaatatagactatagttatacttatactaatatagttatattaaatcactataactaatactaatatatagttatactaatagtctaatattaatactatatagtctaatatattatatagctatactaatatattgctaatactaatatatagctatactaatagtctaatatagactgtagttatagttatactagtatagttatattaaatcactataactaatactaatatcattataatatagtagagttatagcataatatatgtataatagactaatagtatagttaacttaatatgttagtattaagTTCACTATAAGTCtagaactatatataatatgtatatcactattaatattggtatagtctatagttatttagtacaaagtaattacaaatattaatgtaattaactaaatgtaatcatatacaaaatgtaaaaactaaaaattttaatatattgacaattaagatagattcataatattaatacattgacatactctaagttagtaacatattagcaattaaaaataaaaatataattataattaattattttttaatcacttaattaaatgaTCCATATTGAATAGtctacttaattttaattttagtaatttaaataattttttaattaaattatgtgtCAAAAAGATGAAAGCATAATATTATACCTCATATGCCAAACACAAAACAGCGCTGTTTAGTATGAAACAGGACCTAAATGACGCCGTTTAAGTCCGGGGGGAGAATTTTGAAATTACTAAGTTGCATGAAACGGTGTTGTTTCATGcaactcagttttttttttttttttaaataaaccgTCTGTTGAAACGGCACCATTTCAATGTTAGTTTTCACATCGTTTCATgcaacttagttttttttttttaaataaattgtctgttaaaacggtgccgtttcaaTGTTAGTTTTCAGCCCCCCAACCCAAAATCCCTCAATTTTCACTTTCAGTCTTTCACTTTCCACCCCCCTCCCCGAATGGCGAAAACCCTAGCCCTCCCTCCATCACATCCCCCCTCTCCAACCCCTCTGGCGCCTCCATGACTACGTCGAAGTTCTCTTCATCCCCTCCGTAGCGTCTTTTCGCTGATTGTCGATTGGTACTGTCTCTCTTTCTTTGGTTTTTAATCTCTTGAGTTTTGATGGTGTTGATTCTAGTTTTGAATCGTTGTTGTTTGTTGGTCCTTTTGTGGTTTCTGATGTATTTTGGAATTGGGATGTGGGTATGCTTCTGCCTCCTgtagatttaattaattttcttgatttaattGATCAGAAATTTTGTGTGCATCCCGCACAAAGTATGTACTATCATTGATTTTATTGATCTGTAATGCTCCTGCAAATGAATGATCCTGAATAGATgatatttgtgatattagggttttttaatccgaaattgaagatttttgtgattgtgtgtttgtgttattaggattttgtgattgggtttttgaaaattttctattgGAATAAGATTTGTCACTCTGTGTCCTGTTTATCAATTCGGGTTGAGGATTTGAATAAACTGTAAAggctcaacaaaaataaataaaaataaaaataaaaataaggctTACATTATTATAGTGCAGTTAGTgagttattaaataaaaataagactCAAGTCAAGTCAATACTCTATAATTTCAGTGCAGCAAAcattacttttattaattatagcagcttttattaattttatttttgttactacagAATCACAGATGGATCCTTCAAATGAAATCGAAACATCTGGCTATTGTCAACCTTTAGTGGAAATTATCATGGAATCAAAAGCAACTAATGATCtgttttttccaaaatctaatgtAAGTAAGCCATCTATTGGTAGGAAAAGATCTATAGTTTGGgattattttggaataaaagtataaaacaaattttttgaaggagtttttttttattaacagatttttaatgacaaacttacattttaaaaaatcgaaaaattggACCAGAcaggaaaccggtaaaatcagatatatcggtttaggagggtaacagatgtataatcaattttaaaaaatataaaaccggtacatatcgTTTCAgtcttaaattttgtcaaaaACTAGACCGGACCTAatcgattacacccctaatgcAGACTAAATGCACTCTAATTTTAAACTCCTCTGAGGGCCCCACAATTGACAAACCTGCTTTCAAGGATTTGAAAGAGACATTTCACTATTTTCATTATACATTTgtctcatttttaaataaaaaaaagttataattaaaaaGGACATATGTATAAAAGAAGTGGTCAGCAAGCCTCTACGTcggctttcaattttttttacaagtttttgtTTGATGCGTTGGTTGTAACATAATATGTCAGGTGAACAGTGATAATGGAGAcccatatattttataactttttattaatatatttaaactcatcttaacatttaaatacatttaaattcattttaggtGAACCTCACAAAACTTTTTCCGTTAttctcaaaactcactccattattctcttatttaattatCTGGTGCATGATCGATCGATCTTGAATACTATATATCTTTCttgagtaatattagagagaAGCCATTATAGCAGTACACACTTTAtactcactgcgtggctgcttctagttgattgttcccaacactcattTGAGGAAATGTGTTGTTTacataatgccacatcatatgtataaaatgaatgctcccaataataatttttatctatatttattcaattgttATTCGACTTTTGCTCCATATATTATATCGTCGAATGCACgttcttcttcttgtttaaTGGACCAAGTGTACTTGAAATTGACGAGAAGATTCGATCGGTCGGCTCCAAGGATTCGATTGcgcatatataaaaatataaatatatatatatttatatatatctatacagTACGTCTTtgcatttattatatatatgatcgtcTCCGCCTTTAATATTAAGTAATTGAGTAATTTTAGCTATAATTGTGAAGTGTTCTAACaccacgtaatcgttttgaaaaagagtaagatttactattaaaaaattaatttttttcacgtagattctatattttattcacttttttttttaaataattattagac
Coding sequences within it:
- the LOC108999054 gene encoding uncharacterized protein LOC108999054; translated protein: MGKLECNIDGNLVDTKYSQPMPWMGLYAAVASLAFLISMTADVIQGIRYRKFWFPCKFSSLNATSLTLLAVAIKLSVDLNTSMPSRQDQLAKLSNTVFICTVMSNSMPSLGTMQNKEMFTNILALGILVITVIVNICIQLATGVIYVFWKEHAFILFNMLVLLLLLSFSALTVPNTKQYLELKYNKKHLLALKEGLNQTGKPVVDKLREDLMKYWMMAHTGSPQFVVGRSVTCTASGAFCLLSLATLAQAMLRSQLMPWSFKFCSGESDYKWSTTLVLATQTIAVVVGTIGPACRWFMAINFSYPNRGNQTGRKGFKVENYWIQSLVEMKESPLTFIRVRNKQCRKLVHDAKDLFLNLCIGAQIGLVLMSKWIRLISTLFVSWILYCCHCYQGLKKKFIFKSDADIESVSGSQPCIKLDLSRFVLDLEGEDALVEMMKKYNWGPTDYWFRKAEKRGPKYLITLLKNSTDGFKGVVEFDSNQVPSLETEEPPNCWALPVVTLTCIAAALPNINPTLVEELLCSVNEGLTYIRLLENNLDTREELLNIRRVAEGLWVRVELYRKWLDVDLHKLSLQGKTQQETLQKLSDNAKNKLLEFHKNHTPQCLKHGPSKWPIKILAANSMYRITQTLLLKRQGENAQMGNKLFETVAVMISDILGACLTNMQRFISVKCLNSAIEEREDSVRHAVDILGKAQKILKLQENVSFPDLDPCQMASIEEWRLFYMQMPLPSESETASSSSSDLHLIIDSN